A single Streptomyces sannanensis DNA region contains:
- a CDS encoding DUF3105 domain-containing protein, producing the protein MTTSSTSKASKADRKARIEEMRHAEQARERRNRIITITVSAALVAGLVGFGGYVLNKESAKKEKQEARAEAPVKGEKSWDAKKLGRDHVTERVTYPMKPPVGGDHNRVWMNCEGDVYKEAIPEVNAVHSLEHGAVWVTYNDKAPAADLKKLEEKVGRTPYSLMSPVDGQSGAIMLSAWGKQVTVDGADDPRVNQFFTKYVQGPQTPEPGAACTGGLGAK; encoded by the coding sequence ATGACCACATCCAGCACGAGCAAGGCCTCGAAGGCCGACCGCAAGGCCCGGATAGAGGAGATGCGCCATGCCGAACAGGCACGTGAGCGGCGCAACCGCATCATCACGATCACCGTCAGCGCGGCCCTCGTCGCCGGACTCGTCGGCTTCGGCGGCTATGTGCTGAACAAGGAGTCCGCGAAGAAGGAGAAGCAGGAGGCCCGGGCCGAGGCGCCGGTGAAGGGCGAGAAGTCCTGGGACGCGAAGAAGCTGGGCCGCGACCACGTCACCGAGCGCGTCACGTACCCGATGAAGCCCCCGGTGGGCGGCGACCACAACCGGGTCTGGATGAACTGCGAGGGGGACGTCTACAAGGAGGCGATCCCCGAGGTGAACGCCGTGCACTCGCTGGAGCACGGCGCGGTGTGGGTGACGTACAACGACAAGGCTCCCGCCGCTGATCTGAAGAAGCTGGAGGAAAAGGTCGGCAGGACGCCGTACTCGCTGATGAGCCCGGTCGACGGCCAGTCCGGGGCGATCATGCTGAGCGCCTGGGGCAAGCAGGTCACCGTGGACGGCGCCGACGACCCGCGCGTGAACCAGTTCTTCACCAAGTACGTGCAGGGCCCGCAGACGCCCGAGCCGGGTGCGGCGTGCACGGGCGGGCTGGGCGCGAAGTGA
- a CDS encoding NAD+ synthase, with protein MPQLRLALNQIDSTVGDISGNAEAIVRWTRHSAGQGAHLVAFPEMMLTGYPVEDLALRSSFVEASREALRALAVRLADEGLGELPVIVGYLDRSEKSESRLGRPAGSPENAAAVLYRGEVVLRFAKHHLPNYGVFDEYRYFVPGDTMPVIRVRGVDVALAICEDLWQEGGRVPATRSAGAGLLISVNASPYEREKDDTRLELVRKRAQEAGCTLAYLAMTGGQDELVFDGDSIVVDASGEVVARAPQFSEGCVVLDLDLPAASAEPVTARGGAADGQRVDDGLRIERVVISEEPVEAYEPELTGGYADRLGDDEEVYTALVVGLRAYVAKNGFKSVLIGLSGGIDSALVAAIACDAVGAENVYGISMPSKYSSDHSKGDAAELARRTGLHFRTVPIEPMFDAYMGSLGLTGLAEENLQSRLRGTMLMAVSNQEGHIVLAPGNKSELAVGYSTLYGDSVGAYGPIKDVYKTTVFRLAQWRNRAAEERGQVPPIPENSITKPPSAELRPDQVDTDSLPDYDVLDRILELYVDRDRGREAIVAAGFDPEVVAKTLRLVDTAEYKRRQYPPGTKISSKGFGKDRRLPITNRWREHA; from the coding sequence GTGCCTCAACTACGTCTCGCCCTGAATCAGATCGACTCCACCGTCGGTGACATCTCCGGAAACGCCGAGGCGATCGTGCGCTGGACCCGGCACTCCGCCGGGCAGGGCGCCCATCTGGTGGCGTTCCCCGAGATGATGCTGACCGGCTACCCCGTCGAGGACCTGGCCCTGCGCTCGTCCTTCGTCGAGGCGTCCCGGGAGGCACTGCGCGCCCTCGCCGTACGCCTCGCCGACGAGGGCCTCGGGGAGCTCCCGGTGATCGTCGGCTACCTGGACCGCTCCGAGAAGAGCGAGTCCAGGCTGGGCCGCCCGGCCGGCTCCCCGGAGAACGCCGCGGCCGTGCTGTACCGCGGCGAGGTGGTGCTGCGCTTCGCCAAGCACCATCTGCCCAACTACGGCGTCTTCGACGAGTACCGGTACTTCGTGCCCGGCGACACCATGCCGGTGATCCGGGTCCGTGGTGTGGATGTGGCACTCGCCATCTGCGAGGACCTGTGGCAGGAGGGCGGCCGCGTCCCGGCCACCCGGTCCGCCGGGGCCGGGCTGCTGATCTCGGTCAACGCCTCCCCCTACGAGCGGGAGAAGGACGACACCCGTCTGGAGCTGGTGCGCAAGCGCGCCCAGGAGGCCGGTTGCACCCTCGCCTACCTGGCGATGACCGGCGGCCAGGACGAGCTGGTCTTCGACGGCGACTCGATCGTCGTGGACGCGTCCGGCGAGGTCGTCGCACGTGCCCCGCAGTTCTCCGAGGGCTGCGTGGTCCTGGACCTCGACCTGCCGGCCGCGAGTGCGGAGCCGGTCACCGCCCGGGGCGGAGCCGCTGATGGACAGCGTGTCGACGACGGGCTGCGGATCGAGCGCGTCGTGATCTCCGAGGAGCCGGTCGAGGCGTACGAGCCGGAGCTGACCGGCGGCTACGCCGACCGCCTCGGCGACGACGAGGAGGTCTACACGGCACTGGTCGTGGGCCTGCGCGCGTATGTCGCCAAGAACGGCTTCAAGTCCGTGCTGATCGGCCTGTCCGGCGGTATCGACTCGGCACTGGTCGCGGCCATCGCCTGCGACGCGGTGGGCGCGGAGAACGTGTACGGCATATCGATGCCGTCCAAGTACTCCTCGGACCACTCCAAGGGCGACGCGGCCGAGCTGGCCCGGCGCACCGGGCTCCACTTCCGGACCGTACCGATCGAGCCGATGTTCGACGCGTACATGGGATCGCTGGGCCTCACCGGCCTGGCCGAGGAGAACCTCCAGTCGCGGCTGCGCGGCACGATGCTGATGGCCGTCTCCAACCAGGAGGGCCACATCGTGCTCGCGCCGGGCAACAAGTCCGAACTGGCGGTGGGGTACTCGACGCTCTACGGCGACTCGGTGGGCGCGTACGGGCCGATCAAGGACGTGTACAAGACGACCGTCTTCCGGCTGGCCCAGTGGCGCAACCGGGCCGCGGAGGAGCGCGGACAGGTCCCGCCCATCCCGGAGAACTCCATCACCAAGCCGCCGAGCGCGGAGCTGCGCCCGGACCAGGTCGACACGGACTCGCTGCCGGACTACGACGTGCTCGACCGGATCCTGGAGCTGTACGTGGACCGCGACCGGGGCCGGGAGGCCATCGTGGCGGCGGGATTCGACCCCGAGGTCGTCGCGAAGACGCTGCGGCTGGTGGACACCGCGGAGTACAAGCGGCGGCAGTACCCGCCGGGTACGAAGATCTCGTCGAAGGGCTTCGGCAAGGACCGCCGTCTGCCGATCACCAACCGCTGGCGCGAGCACGCGTAG
- a CDS encoding DUF305 domain-containing protein, with product MKHTTRIPRTYWAAAAAVVIALQFAGWAAYDAATADDGPGAAAATPSENSADAGFARDMAVHHQQAVEMSLIVRDRTDDEDVRRLAYDIANTQANQRGMLLGWLDLWGLPKVSPGSEPMAWMGAQTHHGHHGPSGAGALMPGMATKAELEQLRRASGKQAEILYLQLMTDHHKGGVHMAQGCADRCTVDVERKLAQGMVDAQESELDLMARMLQERGAKPRS from the coding sequence GTGAAGCACACGACCCGTATCCCCCGTACGTACTGGGCGGCGGCCGCGGCCGTCGTGATCGCGCTGCAATTCGCCGGGTGGGCCGCGTACGACGCGGCGACGGCCGACGACGGGCCCGGGGCGGCGGCCGCCACGCCCTCCGAGAACTCGGCGGACGCCGGGTTCGCACGGGACATGGCGGTCCATCATCAGCAGGCGGTGGAGATGTCGCTCATCGTGCGCGACCGAACGGACGACGAGGATGTGCGCCGTCTCGCGTACGACATCGCCAACACCCAGGCGAACCAGCGCGGCATGCTGCTGGGCTGGCTGGACCTGTGGGGGCTGCCCAAGGTGTCCCCCGGCAGTGAGCCGATGGCCTGGATGGGGGCGCAGACGCACCACGGGCACCATGGGCCGTCCGGCGCCGGCGCGCTGATGCCCGGTATGGCCACCAAGGCCGAACTGGAGCAGCTGCGCAGGGCATCGGGCAAGCAGGCCGAGATCCTCTACCTCCAGCTGATGACCGACCATCACAAGGGCGGGGTGCACATGGCCCAGGGCTGCGCCGACCGGTGCACGGTCGACGTCGAACGCAAGCTCGCGCAGGGCATGGTCGACGCGCAGGAATCGGAGCTGGATCTGATGGCCCGGATGCTCCAGGAGCGCGGAGCGAAGCCACGGAGCTGA
- a CDS encoding site-2 protease family protein, which translates to MATATTRHHERRISPVFLGILAVMAVTGWAVWTGFAANPGLAVFLFVTSAWIVSLCLHEYAHARTALHGGDITVGAKGYLTLDPLKYTHPLLSIGLPLIFVIMGGIGLPGGAVFIERGRIRGRWKHSLVSAAGPLTNVLFAIVCTAPFWLDALDGVPFAFRFALAFLALLQVTAAILNSLPVPGLDGYGVIEPWLSYRIRRQVEPFASFGLLAVFGLLFIPEVNHAFFGMIDAVLNGLGVDRDYRVCGYQFFRFWTAPDPVCEAYLNY; encoded by the coding sequence ATGGCCACCGCAACCACCCGTCACCACGAGCGGCGGATCAGTCCTGTCTTCCTCGGCATCCTGGCCGTCATGGCGGTCACCGGCTGGGCGGTGTGGACGGGCTTCGCGGCGAATCCGGGCCTGGCGGTCTTTCTCTTCGTGACGTCCGCGTGGATCGTCTCGCTGTGTCTGCACGAGTACGCGCACGCACGTACCGCGCTGCACGGCGGGGACATCACGGTCGGCGCGAAGGGGTACTTGACGCTCGATCCCCTCAAGTACACCCATCCGCTGCTGAGTATCGGGCTGCCCCTGATCTTCGTGATCATGGGCGGTATCGGCCTGCCCGGCGGTGCGGTGTTCATCGAGCGGGGCCGGATCCGGGGCCGCTGGAAGCACAGCCTGGTCTCGGCGGCGGGGCCGCTGACGAACGTGCTGTTCGCGATCGTCTGCACCGCGCCGTTCTGGCTGGACGCCCTGGACGGCGTGCCGTTCGCGTTCCGGTTCGCGCTCGCCTTCCTCGCGCTGCTCCAGGTGACGGCGGCGATCCTGAACTCCCTGCCGGTACCGGGCCTGGACGGCTACGGAGTGATCGAGCCCTGGCTGTCGTACCGGATCCGGCGTCAGGTCGAGCCGTTCGCGTCGTTCGGGCTGCTGGCCGTGTTCGGCCTGCTGTTCATCCCGGAGGTGAACCACGCCTTCTTCGGCATGATCGACGCGGTGCTGAACGGGCTCGGGGTGGACCGGGACTACAGGGTCTGCGGGTACCAGTTCTTCAGGTTCTGGACCGCGCCGGACCCGGTGTGCGAGGCCTACCTCAACTACTAG
- a CDS encoding endonuclease/exonuclease/phosphatase family protein → MAQAYMAETGHDGSEPERPGTGFRRRLKRWRGERSRWRRGIFLAVLALLLTLTMIFHAQIPNTVGNVGSLVETFLPWLGLGIPVLLLLALLRRSATALVALVLPTVVWLNVFGGLLTDKESDGGDLTVATHNVNADNPDPAGTAKAVVASGADVVALEELPGRQVALYERALEPVYPYHAVQGTVGVWSRFPLHETRPVDIKLGWTRAMRTTVSLPQGKVAVYVAHLPSVRVKLNAGFTANQRDASADALGEAIAGESLSRVILLGDLNGTMNDRSLNAVTSQMRSTQGAAGDGFGFSWPASFPTARIDQILVKGIEPVSSWTLQRTRSDHLPIAARMKL, encoded by the coding sequence ATGGCGCAGGCGTACATGGCGGAGACCGGGCACGACGGCTCGGAGCCCGAGCGCCCCGGAACCGGTTTCCGGCGCCGCCTCAAGCGCTGGCGAGGTGAGCGTTCCCGCTGGCGGCGCGGCATCTTCCTCGCGGTTCTCGCGCTGCTGCTCACGCTCACGATGATCTTTCATGCGCAGATCCCCAACACCGTCGGCAACGTGGGCAGCCTCGTCGAGACCTTCCTGCCCTGGCTCGGCCTGGGCATCCCGGTCCTGCTGCTCCTCGCCCTGCTGCGGCGCTCCGCCACCGCGCTGGTCGCGCTGGTGTTGCCGACCGTCGTCTGGCTGAATGTTTTCGGTGGGCTCCTCACCGACAAGGAGAGCGACGGCGGCGATTTGACCGTCGCCACCCACAATGTCAACGCCGACAACCCCGACCCGGCCGGCACGGCGAAGGCGGTGGTGGCCTCCGGCGCCGACGTGGTGGCGCTGGAGGAGCTGCCGGGCCGTCAGGTGGCCCTGTACGAACGGGCGCTCGAACCCGTCTACCCGTACCACGCGGTGCAGGGAACCGTCGGCGTATGGAGCAGGTTTCCGCTGCACGAGACCCGCCCCGTCGACATAAAGCTGGGCTGGACCCGTGCCATGCGCACCACCGTCAGCCTGCCCCAGGGCAAGGTCGCCGTGTATGTCGCGCATCTGCCCTCGGTACGGGTCAAGCTGAACGCCGGCTTCACCGCCAACCAGCGCGACGCCAGCGCCGACGCCCTCGGCGAGGCGATCGCCGGCGAGTCGCTGTCCCGGGTGATCCTGCTCGGCGACCTCAACGGCACCATGAACGACCGCTCCCTGAACGCCGTCACCTCACAGATGCGCTCCACCCAGGGCGCGGCGGGCGACGGCTTCGGCTTCAGCTGGCCGGCGTCGTTCCCGACGGCCAGGATCGACCAGATCCTGGTGAAGGGCATCGAACCGGTGTCGTCCTGGACCCTCCAGCGGACCAGGAGTGACCACCTCCCGATCGCGGCCCGTATGAAGCTCTGA
- a CDS encoding DHA2 family efflux MFS transporter permease subunit encodes MSSASVADPATPGVPEAVHRRRWVILGVLMLSLLMVVIDNSILNVAIRTISAPAPTGLGATQSELEWAINAYTLVFAGLLFTVGLLGDRFGRKRAVLVGVTLFGLGSVLAAFSGSAGQLIAYRAVMGFGGAFVMPATLAILMNVFEREEQPRAIGIWATGVGVALAIGPATGGLLLEHFWWGSVFLVNVPVVLVALAAITLLVPDSRDPSPGRLDPPGVLLSIVGLMLLVYGIIRGGELADFTAPAVMAAIVGGIAVLAVFVVHEKRCSHPALDLSYFANPAFSAAVAAVALVFFAMMGVTFFSAFYLQSVRGYSALQAGLVIIPLAASQLFFSPRARLAVERFGARAVCTVGMLMIAAGLAGFALFDTGTPLWTIELVLFVQGVGMAHIMQPATVSVMQATPREKAGSGSAINNTFRQVGGALGVAVLGSLLSATYRSGIEGRLGAVPPDARHAAGESIEATLGIADKLGPAGRALVGPANDAFVHAMHVTALGAAAVAVFGAAVVAVFLPAPDRTRPEAAAPVGENRQGAINGER; translated from the coding sequence ATGTCCTCTGCGTCCGTGGCGGATCCCGCCACACCCGGGGTGCCGGAAGCTGTTCACCGCCGCCGCTGGGTGATCCTCGGTGTGCTGATGCTCAGCCTGCTGATGGTCGTGATCGACAACTCGATCCTGAACGTGGCCATCAGGACGATCTCCGCCCCCGCGCCCACCGGGCTGGGCGCCACCCAGAGCGAGCTGGAGTGGGCGATCAACGCCTACACGCTCGTCTTCGCCGGACTGCTCTTCACCGTCGGCCTTCTCGGAGACCGGTTCGGCCGCAAACGGGCCGTGCTGGTCGGCGTCACGCTCTTCGGCCTCGGTTCGGTGCTCGCCGCCTTCTCCGGCTCGGCCGGCCAACTCATCGCGTACCGCGCCGTCATGGGGTTCGGCGGCGCCTTCGTGATGCCCGCCACCCTGGCCATCCTGATGAACGTCTTCGAGCGCGAGGAACAGCCCAGGGCCATCGGCATCTGGGCGACCGGAGTCGGTGTCGCCCTCGCCATCGGCCCGGCCACCGGCGGGCTGCTGCTCGAGCACTTCTGGTGGGGCTCGGTCTTCCTGGTCAATGTCCCCGTCGTGCTCGTCGCCCTCGCCGCGATCACCCTCCTGGTGCCCGACTCCAGGGACCCCAGCCCCGGGCGGCTCGACCCGCCGGGAGTGCTGCTGTCGATCGTCGGCCTGATGCTGCTCGTGTACGGCATCATCCGCGGCGGCGAGCTCGCCGACTTCACCGCCCCCGCCGTCATGGCGGCGATCGTCGGAGGCATCGCCGTCCTGGCCGTCTTCGTCGTGCACGAGAAGCGCTGCAGCCACCCCGCCCTGGACCTCTCCTACTTCGCGAACCCCGCCTTCTCCGCCGCCGTCGCGGCCGTCGCACTGGTCTTCTTCGCGATGATGGGCGTGACCTTTTTCTCCGCGTTCTACCTGCAGAGCGTCCGCGGCTACAGCGCGCTGCAGGCCGGCCTGGTGATCATCCCGCTGGCCGCCTCCCAGCTGTTCTTCTCACCACGCGCCCGGCTGGCCGTGGAGCGGTTCGGTGCCCGCGCGGTCTGCACGGTGGGCATGCTGATGATCGCGGCCGGGCTCGCCGGCTTCGCCCTGTTCGACACGGGCACGCCGCTCTGGACGATCGAGCTGGTCCTCTTCGTGCAGGGCGTCGGAATGGCCCACATCATGCAGCCCGCCACCGTCTCGGTCATGCAGGCGACGCCCCGGGAGAAGGCCGGCTCCGGCTCCGCTATCAACAACACCTTCCGTCAGGTCGGCGGCGCGCTCGGGGTCGCGGTGCTCGGCTCGCTGCTCTCCGCCACATACCGCAGCGGGATCGAGGGACGGCTGGGGGCCGTGCCACCGGACGCCAGACATGCCGCGGGCGAGTCCATCGAGGCGACCCTCGGCATCGCGGACAAGCTCGGCCCCGCCGGCCGGGCGCTCGTCGGACCGGCCAACGACGCCTTCGTCCACGCCATGCATGTCACCGCCCTCGGCGCGGCGGCCGTCGCGGTGTTCGGCGCAGCCGTGGTCGCCGTCTTCCTGCCGGCCCCGGACCGGACCCGCCCGGAGGCCGCGGCACCCGTCGGGGAGAATCGGCAGGGCGCGATCAACGGCGAGAGGTGA
- a CDS encoding multicopper oxidase family protein: MEHNRQTSHTRRAVLGAGIAAAGSGLLAACSGGTGRSGQGPAAGAAAVAFVSPNGTEVAAAEARRGSGPVRRYTVTATQTKVELGAGRSFRSWAYADRLPGDEIRVTAGDTLAVTLINNLPQSTTLHWHGIALRNDMDGAPYVTQQPVKPGASFAYEFVVPYPGTYWFHPHSGMQLDRGLYAPLIVDDPKEPLSYDREWVVLLDDWVDGVDGSTPDDVLAELRGGRGGGMDHGMDHGGSTGGHAAAAPSPSKTGRSGPSRRLRGSRSKLLGGEAGDVAYPYYLINGRTSDDPVQFSARPGDRIRLRIINAGGDTAFRVALGGHKLTITHTDGFPVRHTTTDALLLAMGERYDVVFTAGDGVFPLTALAEGKNASAMAVLRTGSGTAPGPSVRPAELDRRLVTPNRLVPDESVALPRRKPDRTVRLKLTGGMERWDWAFDRKPFTLDQRHEVRTGERVRMDFINTTSMWHPIHLHGHTYAMTGVNAVGARKDTAAVLPNRKLTIEFDADNPGLWMLHCHNLYHSESGMMTLLGYRS, from the coding sequence ATGGAGCACAACCGTCAGACCTCTCACACCCGTCGCGCCGTGCTCGGCGCCGGGATCGCGGCCGCGGGATCCGGACTGCTCGCCGCCTGTTCCGGCGGAACGGGCCGCAGTGGCCAAGGTCCGGCCGCGGGAGCCGCCGCCGTGGCATTCGTCTCGCCGAACGGCACGGAGGTCGCCGCCGCCGAGGCGCGGCGTGGCAGCGGACCGGTCCGCCGTTACACGGTGACGGCGACCCAGACCAAGGTCGAGCTGGGCGCCGGCCGGTCCTTCCGGTCCTGGGCGTACGCGGACCGGCTGCCGGGCGACGAGATCCGGGTCACCGCGGGTGACACTCTCGCGGTCACCCTCATCAACAACCTCCCGCAGTCCACCACGCTGCACTGGCACGGCATCGCCCTGCGCAACGACATGGACGGGGCGCCCTATGTGACGCAGCAGCCGGTCAAACCGGGAGCCTCGTTCGCGTACGAGTTCGTGGTGCCGTATCCCGGCACGTACTGGTTCCACCCGCATTCGGGCATGCAGCTGGACCGCGGACTGTACGCGCCACTGATCGTGGATGACCCGAAGGAGCCGCTGTCCTACGACCGGGAGTGGGTCGTTCTGCTGGACGACTGGGTCGACGGGGTGGACGGTTCCACGCCGGACGACGTCCTCGCCGAGCTCCGTGGCGGCAGGGGCGGCGGCATGGACCACGGCATGGACCACGGCGGCTCGACCGGCGGGCACGCGGCGGCCGCACCGTCGCCGTCGAAGACCGGCAGGTCCGGCCCGTCACGCCGACTGAGAGGCTCGAGGAGCAAGTTGCTCGGCGGTGAGGCGGGCGATGTCGCCTACCCCTACTACCTGATCAACGGGCGTACGTCGGACGACCCTGTGCAGTTCTCCGCCAGACCGGGTGACCGGATCCGGCTGCGCATCATCAACGCCGGCGGCGACACGGCCTTCCGGGTGGCGCTCGGCGGCCACAAGCTGACGATCACCCACACCGACGGCTTCCCCGTCCGGCACACCACGACCGACGCCCTGCTCCTGGCCATGGGCGAACGGTACGACGTGGTGTTCACCGCCGGGGACGGGGTCTTCCCGCTCACCGCGCTCGCGGAGGGCAAGAACGCCTCGGCCATGGCCGTCCTGCGGACCGGCAGCGGGACGGCCCCGGGACCGTCCGTGCGTCCGGCGGAGCTGGACCGGCGGCTGGTGACGCCCAACCGCCTCGTGCCCGACGAGTCCGTCGCCCTTCCTCGGCGGAAGCCGGACCGCACCGTCCGTCTCAAGCTGACCGGCGGCATGGAGAGGTGGGACTGGGCCTTCGACCGGAAGCCCTTCACGCTGGACCAGCGCCATGAGGTCCGCACCGGCGAGCGGGTCCGGATGGACTTCATCAACACCACGTCGATGTGGCATCCCATCCACCTGCACGGCCACACCTACGCCATGACGGGAGTCAACGCGGTCGGAGCACGCAAGGACACGGCCGCGGTTCTGCCGAACAGGAAGCTCACCATCGAGTTCGACGCGGACAATCCGGGCCTGTGGATGCTCCACTGCCACAATCTCTACCACTCGGAGTCGGGAATGATGACGCTCCTCGGCTACCGGAGCTGA
- a CDS encoding DUF4190 domain-containing protein encodes MTMPENTPGGPPWGPPPGFTAPYPPAQQARNGLGVAALIVGIAGVVFGLIPILFWISGLLGILALIFGLIGHSRARQGLATNKGMALAGTILGGVSLLMAVAGVIITVMVVKDATEEIKKEIDKVEASAAAPDSSDSSGGESSAPKAPELKLGDTYTYKDGVKVTVSKPSAYEPDEFAVGHKKGNKAVQLTITIVNGSNEQIDITTALPDVRDANGAEAEQVFDGSNATTMFNGKLLPGKQAVAKFIWSLPADAATSMELQMEPELFKYETAIWSGPVR; translated from the coding sequence ATGACCATGCCCGAGAACACCCCCGGCGGGCCCCCGTGGGGCCCGCCGCCCGGCTTCACCGCGCCGTACCCCCCGGCTCAGCAGGCACGCAACGGCCTCGGTGTCGCCGCCCTGATCGTCGGCATCGCCGGCGTGGTGTTCGGCCTCATCCCGATCCTGTTCTGGATCTCGGGCCTCCTGGGCATACTCGCGCTGATCTTCGGCCTGATCGGCCACAGCCGTGCCCGCCAGGGCCTGGCCACGAACAAGGGCATGGCCCTCGCCGGCACGATCCTCGGCGGTGTCTCGCTCCTCATGGCGGTGGCCGGCGTGATCATCACCGTCATGGTGGTCAAGGACGCCACCGAGGAGATCAAGAAGGAGATCGACAAGGTCGAGGCCTCCGCGGCCGCGCCGGACTCCTCGGACTCCTCCGGCGGCGAGTCCTCTGCCCCGAAGGCGCCGGAGCTGAAGCTCGGCGACACCTACACGTACAAGGACGGCGTCAAGGTCACCGTCTCCAAGCCGTCCGCCTACGAACCGGACGAGTTCGCCGTGGGCCACAAGAAGGGCAACAAGGCGGTCCAGCTGACGATCACGATCGTCAACGGCAGCAACGAGCAGATCGACATCACCACCGCCCTGCCGGACGTCAGGGACGCCAACGGCGCCGAGGCCGAGCAGGTCTTCGACGGCAGCAACGCCACGACGATGTTCAACGGCAAGCTGCTCCCCGGCAAGCAGGCGGTCGCCAAGTTCATCTGGTCCCTGCCCGCCGACGCGGCCACGAGCATGGAGCTCCAGATGGAGCCCGAACTGTTCAAGTACGAGACCGCGATCTGGTCCGGCCCGGTCCGGTAA
- the panB gene encoding 3-methyl-2-oxobutanoate hydroxymethyltransferase: MTQLPAAQKAPDSSKALYGGKGTRRITVHDIAAAKERGEKWPMLTAYDAMTASVFDEAGIPVLLVGDSMGNCHLGHDTTVPVTMDEMTLLSAAVVRGTRRALIVGDLPFGSYQEGPVQALRNATRLVKDAGVGAVKLEGGERSHSQIELLVQAGIPVMAHIGLTPQSVNAMGYRVQGRGDEAAHQLLRDAKAVQDAGAFAVVLELVPAELAAEVTRTLHIPTVGIGAGAGTDAQVLVWTDMAGLTPGKMPRFVKQYANLRQTLGDAAKAFAEDVTDGAFPQEEHTFH, translated from the coding sequence ATGACGCAGCTTCCGGCTGCCCAGAAGGCCCCCGACAGCAGCAAGGCTCTGTACGGCGGCAAGGGCACGCGTCGCATCACCGTGCACGACATCGCCGCCGCCAAGGAGCGTGGCGAGAAGTGGCCCATGCTCACCGCCTACGACGCCATGACCGCCTCCGTCTTCGACGAGGCGGGCATCCCGGTGCTGCTGGTCGGGGACTCGATGGGCAACTGCCATCTCGGCCACGACACCACCGTGCCCGTCACGATGGACGAGATGACCCTGCTGTCCGCCGCCGTCGTACGGGGCACCAGGCGCGCCCTGATCGTCGGCGACCTGCCCTTCGGCTCGTACCAGGAGGGCCCCGTACAGGCGCTGCGCAACGCCACCCGCCTGGTCAAGGACGCCGGGGTCGGGGCCGTCAAGTTGGAGGGCGGCGAACGCTCGCACAGCCAGATCGAACTGCTGGTCCAGGCCGGCATCCCGGTCATGGCCCACATCGGGCTGACCCCGCAGTCCGTCAACGCCATGGGCTACCGGGTGCAGGGCCGTGGCGACGAGGCCGCCCACCAACTGCTGCGCGACGCCAAGGCGGTCCAGGACGCGGGCGCCTTCGCCGTCGTCCTCGAACTCGTCCCGGCCGAGCTGGCCGCCGAGGTCACCCGCACGCTGCACATCCCGACCGTGGGCATCGGCGCCGGGGCCGGCACCGACGCGCAGGTCCTCGTGTGGACGGACATGGCAGGGCTCACCCCCGGGAAGATGCCGCGGTTCGTGAAGCAGTACGCGAACCTCCGCCAGACGCTCGGCGACGCGGCGAAGGCCTTCGCCGAGGACGTCACCGACGGCGCGTTCCCCCAGGAGGAGCACACCTTCCACTGA
- a CDS encoding TetR/AcrR family transcriptional regulator: MSGVHTTDRQGEARRGRPRSEAAERAIVAAATRLIEEGIPLSELSIERIARTAGVGKATIYRRWEGKEALFVDVVQSMELPDPPLPGTSVRDDLVAIVETLRQRGLAKHSSALLHGLFAQMRSYPKLWDMYEATVIEPRRQRISEVLRRGISTGEVRGDLDLELLGDLFVGPMLVRTVLRPDAAPLEAGAEQVVDTVLEGVRPKS; this comes from the coding sequence GTGAGCGGTGTGCACACGACGGACCGGCAGGGCGAGGCGCGGCGGGGACGGCCGCGGAGCGAGGCGGCCGAGCGGGCCATCGTCGCGGCCGCCACCCGTCTGATCGAGGAGGGCATACCTCTCTCCGAGCTCTCCATAGAGCGCATCGCCCGTACCGCGGGCGTCGGCAAGGCCACCATCTACCGTCGCTGGGAGGGCAAGGAGGCGCTCTTCGTCGACGTCGTCCAGTCGATGGAGCTCCCCGACCCGCCCCTTCCCGGCACCTCGGTCCGCGACGATCTGGTCGCGATCGTCGAGACGCTGCGGCAGCGCGGCCTCGCCAAGCACTCCTCCGCCCTGCTGCACGGCCTCTTCGCCCAGATGCGGAGTTATCCCAAGCTCTGGGACATGTACGAGGCAACCGTGATCGAGCCGAGGCGGCAGCGGATCTCCGAGGTGCTACGCCGAGGCATCTCCACCGGAGAGGTACGCGGTGACCTCGACCTGGAGCTGCTCGGCGACCTGTTCGTCGGGCCGATGCTCGTGCGGACCGTACTCCGGCCGGACGCCGCCCCCCTCGAAGCCGGTGCCGAACAAGTCGTCGACACGGTCCTCGAAGGGGTCCGCCCCAAGTCCTGA